The Humulus lupulus chromosome 3, drHumLupu1.1, whole genome shotgun sequence genome window below encodes:
- the LOC133825346 gene encoding uncharacterized protein LOC133825346, with protein MNKVNKQKIILDVCRLNKVGLGALLETKIRGVKVKEVMNTIFYGWEFYSSNLVDGRILVIWNAKMVQLEVLQESDQLLHCQVRMHNQKILCITFVYGSNNLEMRRSLWIDLEHLSKPSNAWMVLGDFNAAFNPNDRMGGRPITLKEMEDTRQWLDLGLVEEMKIMGPYFTWSNNQEGGDRIFSKLDRVFANETWLDEHPLASAGVQWEVGSDHSMILIKQLPVIRVGVQPFRFYNMWIVHPQFREVVLNNWNQPLRFPGRGLDQISWKLLRLKHTLKNFNWKIMGDVLCNYERSKLDYQQAHSNCLADLSNRELSNEDRVAYLEFKRHEKLYASYIYQKNDYEKVSTHFLDHFRNFLGSASEASGIIDTHAIGLGSVLSSEDQLGLIKPFTVKEVKKAMLSIHSLKSPGPDGFGADFFKALWKDIGMEITWGVLDFFESASIPHSLNSTLLSLIPKVDHPINASEFRPIACYNTLYKCISKMLCNRLKLVLPALISQNQGAFIKNRFLAHNVLILQDLLKGYNRRNISPRCIMKIDISKAYDSIDWNFLENLLNALCFPKRFIKWIMVCLRGSSYALVLNGSIQGQFQGARGLKQGDPISPLLFVMVMDYLTRLLLKTSREKEFKTSSMKYFFSLAKSNFGRRPIEATTEHEVATYWW; from the exons ATGAATAAGGTGAATAAACAGAAGATTATTCTGGATGTGTGTAGACTGAATAAAGTTGGGCTTGGGGCTCTTCTTGAAACAAAAATCAGGGGAGTTAAAGTGAAGGAAGTTATGAACACTATATTTTATGGTTGGGAGTTTTATAGTAGTAATCTTGTGGATGGAAGAATCTTAGTGATTTGGAATGCCAAAATGGTGCAGTTGGAAGTATTACAGGAAAGTGATCAGCTATTACACTGTCAAGTTCGGATGCATAATCAAAAGATTTTATGTATTACTTTTGTTTATGGTTCTAATAATTTGGAAATGAGGAGATCCTTATGGATTGATTTGGAGCACTTGTCTAAGCCTAGTAATGCTTGGATGGTTCTTGGTGATTTCAACGCTGCTTTTAATCCTAATGATAGAATGGGTGGTCGTCCAATCACTTTGAAAGAAATGGAGGACACTAGACAATGGTTAGATCTTGGATTGGTGGAAGAAATGAAGATCATGGGTCCGTATTTCACTTGGTCTAATAATCAAGAAGGTGGGGATCGTATCTTTTCTAAGTTGGATAGGGTGTTTGCTAATGAGACTTGGCTGGATGAGCATCCCTTAGCTTCGGCTGGGGTTCAGTGGGAGGTTGGGTCAGATCATTCCATGATCTTGATAAAGCAGCTGCCAGTTATAAGGGTGGGGGTGCAACCATTTCGTTTTTACAACATGTGGATTGTTCACCCTCAGTTTAGAGAAGTTGTTCTAAATAATTGGAATCAACCTCTGAGATTTCCTGGAAGGGGTTTAGACCAAATTAGTTGGAAGTTACTTCGTCTCAAGCATACTTTGAAGAACTTTAACTGGAAGATTATGGGGGATGTTTTGTGTAATTATGAGAGAAGCAAGCTTGATTATCAACAGGCTCATTCTAATTGTCTTGCTGATCTGTCTAACAGAGAGCTTAGTAATGAAGATCGGGTGGCTTATCTTGAGTTTAAGAGGCATGAGAAGTTATATGCTAGCTATATTTACCAAAAGA ATGATTATGAAAAAGTTTCGACTCATTTTCTGGATCATTTCAGAAATTTTCTGGGTTCAGCCAGTGAAGCTTCAGGGATTATTGATACGCATGCTATTGGTTTGGGTTCTGTTTTGAGCAGTGAGGACCAGTTGGGTTTGATTAAACCTTTTACTGTCAAGGAGGTGAAAAAAGCTATGCTTAGCATCCATTCTTTGAAAAGTCCAGGTCCGGATGGGTTTGGGGCTGACTTTTTTAAAGCTTTATGGAAGGATATTGGGATGGAAATTACTTggggtgttcttgatttttttgagTCAGCTAGCATTCCTCACTCTCTGAATAGTACTTTACTTTCTCTTATTCCGAAAGTTGATCATCCTATTAATGCTTCAGAGTTTAGGCCTATTGCTTGCTACAACACCTTATATAAATGCATTTCCAAAATGTTATGCAATAGGCTTAAACTTGTGCTTCCTGCTTTGATAAGCCAGAATCAAGGGGCGTTTATTAAGAATCGCTTCCTTGCCCATAATGTTCTTATACTCCAAGATTTACTAAAAGGTTATAATAGGAGAAATATTTCTCCTCGTTGCATTATGAAGATTGATATAAGCAAAGCTTATGACTCAATTGACTGGAATTTTTTGGAAAATCTTCTTAATGCTTTGTGCTTTCCGAAGAGGTTTATTAAATGGATTATGGTTTGTCTCAGGGGTTCTTCTTATGCTTTGGTGTTGAATGGTAGCATTCAAGGGCAGTTTCAAGGTGCTAGAGGGCTTAAACAAGGAGATCCAATCTCACCTTTATTATTTGTTATGGTGATGGATTACCTTACTAGATTGTTGTTAAAGACTTCAAGGGAGAAAGAGTTCAA aaCTTCTTCTATGAAGTACTTTTTTTCTCTAGCAAAGTCAAATTTTGGAAGAAGGCCCATTGAAGCAACAACTGAGCATGAAGTCGCTACGTATTGGTGGTGA